A section of the Pirellulales bacterium genome encodes:
- a CDS encoding site-specific integrase: MATGIDRSAMEGLRCTERHATTLRLFSEPSAADSAAALSPQMTLAEFFREYFWPVCLVARGAAPRNIQQYRESIAYWRKFTLDPPLALIDDFTCAQFVRELAQVTGLKKGATLSPNTIRKHCFHAQTVLDAAGPKSRHNRKGTGLLPDVPWIERPRQRKKDVTEVFTLDEIARILTACAAAKTPQQRRTGVEPAQWWRSLFEFDYNTGMRIGTLSALEYAWLRHDEQYASMVMDIPAGRAYKRGDAHKIPLNAAAVAAVERIRTDRVRIFPWPHTESWLHETRRRILRQAGLPRERQFGFHGVRRLHGTKMARINPIAGRKSLGHSNPKTFEDCYVGSSLWTEALDELPQPTP; encoded by the coding sequence ATGGCCACCGGAATCGACCGAAGCGCCATGGAGGGACTGCGATGCACGGAGCGCCACGCCACCACGCTCAGACTCTTCAGCGAGCCCAGCGCCGCCGACAGCGCCGCCGCGCTCTCGCCGCAAATGACGCTCGCCGAGTTCTTCCGCGAGTATTTTTGGCCAGTCTGCCTCGTCGCGCGCGGCGCGGCGCCGCGCAACATCCAGCAATACCGCGAGTCGATCGCCTATTGGCGCAAGTTCACGCTCGATCCGCCACTGGCCTTGATCGACGATTTCACCTGCGCCCAGTTCGTCCGCGAACTGGCTCAGGTCACCGGACTCAAAAAAGGCGCCACGCTCTCCCCCAACACGATCCGCAAGCACTGCTTCCACGCGCAGACCGTCTTGGACGCCGCCGGCCCCAAGTCGCGCCACAACCGCAAAGGCACCGGACTGTTGCCCGACGTGCCCTGGATCGAGCGGCCGCGGCAGCGCAAAAAGGACGTCACCGAGGTTTTCACCCTCGACGAGATCGCCCGCATCCTCACCGCCTGCGCGGCCGCCAAGACGCCCCAACAGCGGCGCACCGGCGTCGAGCCCGCCCAGTGGTGGCGCAGCCTGTTCGAGTTCGACTACAACACGGGCATGCGCATCGGCACGCTCAGCGCGCTGGAATATGCCTGGCTGCGCCACGACGAGCAGTACGCGTCGATGGTGATGGACATCCCGGCCGGCCGCGCCTACAAACGCGGCGACGCGCACAAGATCCCGCTCAACGCCGCCGCCGTCGCGGCCGTCGAACGGATACGCACCGACCGCGTACGCATCTTCCCTTGGCCCCATACCGAAAGCTGGCTGCACGAGACGCGCCGCCGCATCCTGCGCCAAGCGGGACTGCCGCGCGAGCGCCAGTTCGGTTTCCACGGCGTCCGCCGACTCCACGGAACCAAGATGGCGCGGATCAACCCCATCGCGGGCCGCAAATCGCTGGGCCACTCCAACCCGAAGACGTTCGAGGACTGCTACGTCGGCTCCAGTCTGTGGACCGAGGCGCTCGACGAGCTGCCGCAACCGACGCCCT
- a CDS encoding TolC family protein, which translates to MESCPRTTNAARRANRALVVWGLLTLVSVASGCTSFREWWANGLKVGPNYLRPPAPVANDWIDAADARVETRAPDLSQWWTVFRDPALDALVQNAFRQNITLREAGFRVLQARAQRAIVVGEFFPQQQDMFGGYQRIGVSKANANTSFLPARFFDQWQVGFGLVWELDFWGRFRRAIEAADADLDASVEGYDAVLVTLLADVARSYVELRTAQQEIEYTEQNVVLQRQTLTFAEARFRGGTASELDVDQARSNLAQTEALIPQQRLRMRLANNLLSILLGMPPQDLVARLGKAPIPNAGPQVAVGIPAQLLARRPDVRRAERQVAAQSARIGVAVSELYPHIGIGGTLGWSSRNFSNLMDSDALYGNVGPTFQWNVLNYGRIANNIRLQDARLQELIATYQQQVLVAAREAEDGLARFLQSQEVVRYQTESVVANQRAVEISLVQYKGGLTDFNRVALLQQNLVTQQIVQTRARGEVALGLIEVYRALGGGWELRLRPVPPVLLPPAGPNAPAEAVPPPPPLPAGEQAVKSPPAAPRAAAVAGPPALRR; encoded by the coding sequence ATGGAAAGTTGTCCACGCACGACGAACGCCGCGCGGCGCGCTAACCGCGCGCTGGTCGTATGGGGACTATTGACGCTTGTTTCGGTGGCGAGCGGTTGCACTTCGTTTCGCGAGTGGTGGGCCAACGGCCTGAAGGTGGGCCCCAACTATTTGCGGCCACCGGCGCCAGTCGCCAACGACTGGATCGACGCCGCCGACGCCCGAGTGGAGACGCGGGCTCCTGATCTCAGCCAGTGGTGGACGGTGTTCCGCGATCCGGCGCTGGACGCCTTGGTGCAAAACGCCTTTCGGCAGAACATCACGCTCCGCGAGGCGGGCTTTCGCGTGTTGCAGGCGCGAGCGCAGCGCGCGATCGTGGTGGGCGAGTTCTTTCCGCAGCAGCAGGATATGTTCGGCGGCTATCAGCGGATTGGCGTGAGCAAGGCCAACGCCAACACCTCGTTTCTGCCGGCGCGGTTCTTCGACCAATGGCAGGTGGGCTTTGGCCTGGTGTGGGAGCTGGATTTTTGGGGACGCTTTCGCCGGGCGATCGAGGCCGCCGACGCCGATTTGGACGCTTCGGTGGAAGGCTACGACGCGGTGTTGGTCACGCTGCTGGCCGACGTGGCGCGCTCGTATGTGGAGTTGCGCACGGCGCAGCAAGAGATTGAGTACACCGAGCAGAATGTCGTGTTGCAGCGACAAACGCTGACCTTCGCCGAGGCGCGGTTTCGGGGCGGCACGGCTAGCGAGCTCGACGTCGACCAGGCGCGCAGCAACTTGGCGCAAACCGAGGCGCTGATTCCGCAGCAGCGACTACGAATGCGGCTGGCGAACAACCTGCTATCGATCCTGTTGGGCATGCCGCCACAGGATTTGGTGGCGCGATTGGGCAAGGCGCCGATACCGAACGCGGGGCCCCAGGTGGCCGTTGGCATTCCGGCGCAACTATTGGCGCGGCGACCGGACGTGCGCCGCGCCGAACGCCAAGTGGCGGCGCAGAGCGCGCGGATTGGCGTAGCCGTCTCGGAGCTGTATCCACACATTGGCATTGGCGGAACGCTAGGCTGGTCGTCGCGCAACTTCAGCAACCTGATGGACTCGGACGCGCTGTATGGCAACGTGGGGCCGACCTTTCAGTGGAATGTGCTGAATTATGGCCGCATTGCGAACAACATTCGCCTGCAAGACGCGCGCTTGCAGGAGCTTATCGCGACGTATCAACAGCAGGTGCTGGTCGCTGCCCGCGAGGCGGAGGATGGCCTGGCGCGGTTTCTACAGTCGCAGGAGGTAGTGCGTTATCAAACCGAGAGCGTCGTTGCCAATCAGCGGGCGGTGGAGATTTCGCTGGTGCAATACAAGGGGGGCCTCACCGATTTCAACCGCGTGGCCTTGCTGCAGCAAAACCTGGTGACGCAGCAGATTGTGCAAACGCGAGCGCGGGGCGAGGTGGCGCTGGGGCTGATCGAGGTGTACCGCGCGCTCGGAGGCGGTTGGGAACTGCGGTTGCGCCCCGTGCCGCCGGTCTTGCTGCCGCCGGCTGGCCCCAATGCGCCGGCCGAGGCGGTGCCGCCGCCACCGCCACTGCCCGCGGGGGAACAAGCCGTAAAATCACCGCCGGCCGCGCCACGCGCCGCGGCGGTTGCTGGTCCGCCGGCTTTGAGGCGATAG
- a CDS encoding efflux RND transporter permease subunit, translating into MLSRFFIERPIFAWVVSIVIVLVGLAAALMLPIAQYPDITPPTVQVTAIYPGANAQVVADSVAAPIEQQVNGVEGMMYMSSQCTNDGAYNLTITFALGVDLNMAQVLVQNRVSLAMPQLPSQVQVQGVITKKRSPSFLLAVNLFSPDASLDDLYLSNYATIQIKDELLRLEGVGDINFLGQRDYSMRVWLDPDKMASRNLTTGDVVQAIQSQNVQVAAGQIGQQPVPTGQQFQLTMSTLGRLEDVEQFGDIIVKTGLIDESGGQIASQVVRVRDVARIELAAQQYDQICRLDGLPSVGLGVFQLPGSNALSTAESIKKKMSELKARFPRGLDYKIVYDTTPFIEQSVEEVFKTLRDAVLLVAIVVLLFLQDWKAMILPMLDVPVALIGTFAVMAMLGFSLNNLTLFGLVLAIGIVVDDAIVVLENVERQMALGLDAKSATIKAMEEITGPILAITLVLIAVFLPSAFIPGVSGQFYRQFALTIASAMVISAINAMTLTPSRAVTVFKTQPGHDGQHQHVREALPWWFFALVGGFVSVWLARRSLAGVGVFPALDPEAAYSDWRNWGAWSLYFVPGLFVGGAIGWFIIRYVNAVLGALFRGFNAVFDLFANLYGRMVAGLLRISVVALIAYIGLLGLTGWTMQRAPTGFIPEQDQGYLLLNVQLPDSASVQRTQEVMQEVVHLALGDPQRPQEYPGVPGVAHTLSIAGQSFLLGAAGSNLGSAFVILDDFKLRRDHDRYDAVIAQKIQHLCAERIQEAVVGVFRAPPIQGLGNAGGFKLQVEQRGYVNLAQLQTLTDEFVQAANQDPRFAGVFSMYRAEAPQVFVDIDRTKCESLLVDVNDVFNTLQVYMGGYFVNLFNRFGRTWQVNVMAESDYRTRPGFVEQLKVRNRRGEMVPLGTLVDLKDIGGPLSVMRYNMYTSAAVNGVPAPTVSSGDAIAAVGEIAARLGLTYEWTEITYLQIMAGNVGLFVFAFGATLVYFVLAAKYESWRLPLAVILVVPMCLLSSVVGMLIARLPIDIFVQIGFLVLIGLAAKNAILIVEFAKQLQDTGQPLRAATIESARLRLRPIIMTSFAFILGVLPLVIGHGAGAEMRKSLGTAVFTGMIGVTFFGVVLTPIFYYVLMWFTQSESRPVGAPPAPTAPVDATHALAHANAGSQSSAMPPHGAD; encoded by the coding sequence ATGCTGAGTCGCTTCTTCATCGAACGCCCGATCTTCGCCTGGGTCGTTTCGATTGTGATCGTGCTGGTCGGACTCGCGGCCGCGCTGATGCTGCCCATCGCGCAGTACCCCGACATCACTCCCCCCACCGTGCAAGTAACGGCCATCTATCCCGGCGCCAACGCCCAGGTGGTGGCCGATTCGGTCGCCGCGCCGATCGAGCAGCAGGTCAACGGCGTCGAGGGGATGATGTACATGTCGTCGCAATGCACCAACGACGGCGCTTACAACCTGACGATCACCTTTGCGCTCGGCGTCGACCTGAACATGGCGCAAGTACTGGTGCAAAACCGAGTGTCGCTGGCGATGCCGCAATTGCCCTCGCAGGTGCAGGTGCAAGGGGTCATCACCAAGAAGCGCTCCCCCAGCTTTCTCTTGGCGGTCAACCTCTTTTCGCCAGACGCCTCGCTCGACGACCTGTATCTGAGCAACTACGCCACCATTCAGATCAAAGACGAACTACTGCGGCTCGAAGGGGTTGGAGACATCAACTTTCTCGGGCAGCGCGACTACAGCATGCGCGTCTGGCTCGACCCCGACAAAATGGCTAGCCGCAATCTGACCACAGGCGATGTGGTTCAGGCCATCCAAAGCCAAAACGTGCAGGTCGCCGCCGGACAGATTGGCCAACAGCCAGTGCCGACCGGGCAGCAATTTCAGCTCACTATGAGCACGCTGGGCCGGCTGGAAGACGTCGAACAATTTGGCGACATCATTGTCAAAACGGGTTTAATCGACGAATCGGGCGGCCAGATCGCCAGCCAGGTTGTGCGCGTGCGCGATGTCGCCCGCATCGAGTTGGCCGCGCAGCAATACGACCAAATTTGCCGTCTCGATGGTCTCCCCTCGGTCGGACTCGGCGTGTTTCAACTCCCTGGCTCCAACGCGCTGTCCACCGCCGAATCCATCAAGAAAAAGATGAGCGAGCTCAAGGCGCGCTTTCCGCGCGGGCTCGACTACAAGATCGTCTACGACACCACGCCGTTCATCGAGCAGTCGGTCGAAGAGGTCTTCAAGACGCTGCGCGACGCCGTGTTGCTGGTGGCGATTGTCGTGCTTCTGTTCTTGCAGGATTGGAAGGCCATGATCCTGCCGATGCTCGATGTGCCGGTCGCCCTGATCGGCACCTTCGCCGTCATGGCCATGCTCGGTTTCAGTCTGAATAATCTCACGTTGTTCGGGCTGGTGCTGGCCATTGGCATCGTGGTCGACGACGCCATCGTGGTGCTGGAGAACGTCGAGCGCCAAATGGCCCTGGGTCTCGATGCCAAGAGCGCCACCATCAAGGCGATGGAAGAAATCACCGGGCCAATTTTGGCCATCACGCTGGTGTTGATCGCCGTGTTCCTCCCCAGCGCGTTCATCCCTGGCGTCAGCGGCCAGTTCTACCGGCAATTCGCGCTCACCATCGCGTCGGCCATGGTCATCTCCGCCATCAACGCCATGACTTTGACCCCCTCGCGCGCCGTGACCGTCTTCAAGACTCAACCAGGGCACGACGGACAGCACCAGCACGTGCGCGAGGCCCTGCCGTGGTGGTTCTTCGCGCTAGTGGGTGGTTTCGTATCAGTATGGCTAGCGCGACGTTCTTTGGCCGGCGTCGGAGTTTTCCCGGCGCTCGATCCAGAGGCCGCGTATAGCGATTGGCGAAACTGGGGCGCGTGGAGCCTCTACTTTGTGCCCGGCCTGTTCGTCGGCGGGGCGATTGGCTGGTTCATCATTCGGTATGTCAATGCGGTGCTCGGCGCGCTGTTCCGCGGCTTTAACGCGGTGTTCGACTTGTTCGCCAACCTGTATGGCCGCATGGTCGCCGGACTATTGCGCATCAGCGTCGTGGCGCTAATCGCGTACATCGGTCTGTTGGGGCTGACCGGCTGGACCATGCAGCGCGCGCCGACTGGCTTCATCCCCGAACAGGACCAAGGCTACCTGCTGCTCAACGTGCAGTTGCCCGACTCCGCCTCCGTGCAGCGCACGCAAGAGGTGATGCAAGAGGTGGTCCATCTGGCGCTCGGCGATCCCCAGCGGCCGCAAGAGTATCCCGGTGTGCCCGGCGTGGCGCACACGCTGAGCATCGCAGGGCAGTCGTTCCTGCTGGGCGCCGCCGGCTCAAATCTCGGATCGGCCTTCGTTATTCTGGACGACTTCAAGCTCCGCCGCGACCACGATCGCTACGACGCCGTGATCGCTCAAAAGATTCAACATCTGTGCGCCGAACGCATTCAAGAGGCGGTGGTCGGCGTCTTTCGCGCGCCGCCCATTCAAGGCCTCGGCAACGCGGGTGGTTTCAAGTTGCAGGTCGAGCAGCGTGGCTACGTCAATCTGGCGCAATTGCAGACCTTGACCGACGAATTTGTGCAGGCCGCCAACCAAGACCCGCGCTTCGCCGGCGTGTTTTCGATGTATCGCGCCGAGGCCCCGCAAGTCTTCGTCGATATCGACCGCACCAAATGCGAATCGCTGCTGGTCGACGTCAACGATGTGTTCAACACCTTGCAAGTCTACATGGGCGGCTACTTCGTCAACTTGTTCAACCGCTTCGGGCGCACCTGGCAGGTGAACGTCATGGCCGAGTCCGATTATCGCACGCGCCCCGGCTTCGTCGAACAACTCAAGGTCCGCAACCGCCGTGGCGAGATGGTGCCGCTCGGCACGCTGGTCGATCTCAAAGACATCGGCGGCCCACTTTCGGTGATGCGCTACAACATGTACACCTCGGCCGCGGTCAACGGCGTTCCCGCGCCCACCGTGAGCTCTGGCGACGCAATCGCCGCCGTGGGCGAAATCGCCGCCCGACTGGGGCTGACCTACGAATGGACCGAAATCACCTACCTGCAAATCATGGCCGGCAATGTTGGCCTGTTTGTGTTCGCCTTTGGCGCCACGCTGGTCTACTTCGTGCTGGCGGCCAAATACGAGAGCTGGCGCTTGCCGCTGGCGGTGATCCTCGTCGTCCCCATGTGCCTGTTGTCGTCGGTGGTCGGCATGCTCATCGCGCGGCTGCCGATCGACATCTTCGTGCAGATCGGCTTTCTGGTGCTCATTGGGTTGGCCGCCAAGAACGCCATCCTCATCGTCGAATTCGCCAAGCAATTGCAAGACACCGGACAACCGCTGCGCGCGGCCACCATCGAGTCGGCGCGTTTGCGATTGCGGCCGATCATTATGACCTCGTTCGCCTTTATCCTCGGCGTGCTGCCGCTGGTCATTGGCCACGGCGCCGGCGCCGAGATGCGCAAGTCGCTCGGCACGGCGGTGTTCACCGGCATGATCGGCGTCACTTTCTTTGGCGTGGTGCTCACGCCGATCTTTTACTACGTGCTGATGTGGTTCACCCAATCCGAGTCGCGTCCGGTCGGCGCCCCCCCCGCGCCAACGGCGCCCGTCGACGCCACGCATGCGCTGGCGCACGCGAATGCCGGCTCACAATCGTCTGCCATGCCGCCTCACGGCGCCGATTGA